One window from the genome of Amycolatopsis sp. NBC_01480 encodes:
- the nusA gene encoding transcription termination factor NusA, translating into MNVDIAALRAIERDKDIPFETVIEAIETALLTAYKHTEGHQAHARIDIDRKTGLVRVLAHTLTPEGEVDEEWDDTPEGFGRIAATTARQVILQRLRDAEHEKTFGEFSAKEGEIIAGVVQRDARANARGMVVIQVGDTEGVLPSAEQVAGESYEHGTRIKAYVVGVSRSNRGPQIMLSRSHPNLVRKLFALEVPEIADGAVEIAALAREPGHRSKIAVRSTIAGVNAKGACIGPMGARVRNVMSELAGEKIDIIDYSEDPARFVGNALSPAKVVSVRVVDERAKTARVVVPDFQLSLAIGKEGQNARLAARLTGWRIDIRSDSAPAEGEGDQDHAGQARPAATTGSAE; encoded by the coding sequence GTGAACGTGGACATCGCCGCGCTGCGCGCGATCGAACGGGACAAGGACATCCCCTTCGAGACGGTGATCGAGGCCATCGAGACGGCCCTGCTCACCGCGTACAAGCACACCGAGGGCCACCAGGCGCACGCCCGGATCGACATCGACCGCAAGACCGGCCTGGTCCGCGTCCTCGCGCACACCCTCACCCCCGAGGGCGAGGTCGACGAGGAGTGGGACGACACCCCCGAGGGCTTCGGCCGGATCGCCGCCACCACCGCGCGCCAGGTCATCCTGCAGCGGCTGCGCGACGCCGAGCACGAGAAGACCTTCGGCGAGTTCTCCGCCAAGGAGGGCGAGATCATCGCCGGCGTGGTGCAGCGAGACGCGCGAGCCAACGCCCGCGGCATGGTCGTGATCCAGGTCGGCGACACCGAGGGCGTGCTGCCCTCGGCCGAGCAGGTCGCGGGGGAGTCCTACGAGCACGGCACCCGGATCAAGGCGTACGTGGTCGGCGTTTCGCGCAGCAACCGCGGGCCGCAGATCATGCTTTCGCGCAGTCATCCGAACCTGGTGCGCAAGCTGTTCGCGCTCGAGGTCCCGGAAATCGCCGACGGCGCCGTCGAAATCGCCGCGCTGGCGCGGGAACCGGGGCACCGCAGCAAGATCGCGGTCCGCTCCACCATCGCCGGGGTGAACGCCAAGGGCGCCTGCATCGGCCCGATGGGCGCGCGTGTGCGCAACGTGATGAGCGAGCTGGCCGGCGAGAAGATCGACATCATCGACTACTCCGAGGACCCGGCCCGCTTCGTCGGGAATGCGCTGTCGCCCGCGAAGGTTGTTTCCGTACGTGTCGTGGACGAGCGGGCGAAGACAGCGCGCGTCGTGGTGCCCGATTTCCAGCTTTCGCTCGCGATCGGCAAGGAGGGCCAGAACGCCCGCCTCGCCGCCCGCCTCACCGGCTGGCGGATCGACATCCGCAGCGACTCGGCACCCGCCGAGGGCGAGGGTGATCAAGACCACGCCGGGCAGGCGCGGCCCGCCGCGACAACCGGTTCGGCTGAGTGA
- the rimP gene encoding ribosome maturation factor RimP — translation MPNELASRLEPLVAEAVTTAGFDLDSLEVQQAGRRQLVKVVVDSDDGIGLDEVAEVSRKVSAVLDENEHVLASAYTLEVTSPGLDRPLTQPRHWRRAKFRLVRITPAEGAEYVARVGHAGQEAARVLAGGSLQDVAYASVAKAVVEIEFKQPPAEDLKLLEEDASGPSTAAGQNEPKEESK, via the coding sequence GTGCCCAACGAACTCGCCAGCCGGCTGGAGCCGTTAGTGGCCGAAGCCGTCACGACCGCGGGTTTCGACCTCGATTCGCTCGAGGTGCAGCAGGCCGGCCGGCGACAGCTGGTGAAGGTCGTCGTCGACTCGGACGACGGGATCGGGCTGGACGAGGTCGCCGAGGTCAGCCGCAAGGTGTCCGCGGTGCTCGACGAGAACGAGCACGTGCTCGCGAGCGCGTACACCCTCGAGGTCACCTCGCCCGGCCTCGACCGGCCGCTGACCCAGCCGCGGCACTGGCGGCGCGCCAAGTTCCGCCTGGTGCGGATCACCCCGGCCGAGGGCGCCGAGTACGTCGCCCGCGTCGGGCACGCCGGCCAGGAGGCCGCGCGCGTGCTCGCCGGCGGCAGCCTGCAGGACGTGGCGTACGCGTCCGTGGCCAAGGCCGTGGTGGAGATCGAATTCAAGCAACCACCGGCGGAAGACCTGAAACTGCTGGAAGAAGACGCGTCCGGCCCGAGCACCGCGGCCGGCCAGAACGAGCCGAAGGAGGAGTCGAAGTGA
- a CDS encoding ferritin-like domain-containing protein, producing MTARPTDLSRRSVLRLGAVAAVALPLAACTTGNDETPDPLAPLLAAAQADAAAARKLASGADGDVAGQIADARTAHAAALKPEVDRLNRPQPKTPPTPAPEPTDLAGFKDRLAAVRKQAEDLVPTLPAYRAGLVASVAAGCAALQRVAPSIGRGDDAKPIAAPPGTVPAGTVDPLQKALATEHAALWVYGLVTAFLPADFGDALKSGRAEHTARRDVLIQVITAAGSTPVAPEAAYVPAKPVTDAASAASVVATAEADSAAAWLGVVNRTDDKGVRGMALQALIAAARRGTPWRQQAGEKPTAVAMPGQSA from the coding sequence GTGACCGCAAGACCGACCGACCTCAGCCGGCGCTCCGTCCTGCGCCTCGGCGCCGTCGCCGCCGTGGCCCTCCCGCTCGCCGCCTGCACGACGGGCAACGACGAAACCCCGGACCCGCTGGCCCCGCTGCTGGCCGCCGCCCAGGCGGACGCCGCGGCCGCGCGCAAGCTCGCCTCCGGCGCGGACGGCGACGTCGCGGGCCAGATCGCCGACGCCCGCACCGCGCACGCCGCCGCCCTGAAACCCGAGGTGGACCGGCTCAACCGGCCGCAGCCCAAGACGCCGCCGACGCCGGCGCCCGAGCCGACGGACCTGGCCGGGTTCAAGGACCGGCTCGCGGCCGTGCGCAAGCAGGCCGAGGACCTGGTGCCCACGCTGCCCGCCTACCGCGCGGGGCTGGTGGCGTCCGTCGCCGCCGGCTGCGCGGCGCTCCAGCGCGTCGCGCCGTCGATCGGCCGCGGCGACGACGCCAAGCCGATCGCCGCGCCGCCGGGCACCGTGCCTGCCGGCACCGTCGACCCGCTGCAGAAGGCGCTGGCCACCGAGCACGCCGCGCTCTGGGTGTACGGGCTGGTCACGGCGTTCCTGCCGGCCGACTTCGGCGACGCGCTCAAGAGCGGCCGCGCCGAGCACACCGCGCGCCGCGACGTGCTGATCCAGGTGATCACCGCCGCGGGCAGCACGCCGGTGGCGCCGGAGGCCGCGTACGTGCCGGCCAAGCCGGTCACCGACGCCGCTTCGGCCGCTTCAGTGGTCGCGACCGCCGAAGCCGACTCGGCCGCGGCGTGGCTCGGCGTGGTGAACCGCACCGACGACAAGGGCGTGCGCGGCATGGCGCTGCAAGCGCTCATCGCGGCGGCACGGCGCGGCACGCCGTGGCGTCAGCAGGCCGGCGAGAAGCCGACCGCGGTCGCGATGCCGGGTCAGAGCGCGTAG
- a CDS encoding aminotransferase class V-fold PLP-dependent enzyme, protein MSLRSWGTARFTVPSGYLNTPSIGIPPVAVGETVAAAVERWRTGGDSASAFDEAVARSRSGFARLAGVPTERVAIGASVSQLIANVAGGLAEGARVLVAEKDFTSVTFPFAARPGTRITEAPLAKLADHVEGHDLVAVSLVQSSDGSVLDVAALRAAADSAGAAVLLDVTQAAGWLPLDVAWADWVVCAGYKWLFSPRGCAWLAVHPRAHERTRPVAANWYAGDDRWASVYGLPLRLAPDARAFDLSPVWLSHVGAAEALDYVTGLDLAAVREHNTGLADALLQALGRPSGGSAIVSLEADPARVAAAGVVSGLRDGRVRVGFHVYNTADDVERLLTAFG, encoded by the coding sequence ATGAGTCTTCGCTCCTGGGGAACGGCCCGCTTCACCGTCCCGTCCGGCTACCTCAACACGCCCAGCATCGGCATCCCGCCCGTCGCGGTCGGCGAGACGGTGGCCGCCGCCGTCGAGCGGTGGCGCACCGGAGGCGACTCGGCATCGGCATTCGACGAGGCTGTCGCGCGGTCACGCAGCGGGTTCGCGCGGCTCGCCGGGGTGCCGACCGAGCGGGTGGCCATCGGAGCGTCCGTCTCGCAGCTCATCGCGAACGTCGCGGGCGGGCTGGCCGAGGGCGCGCGCGTGCTGGTCGCCGAGAAGGACTTCACCAGCGTCACCTTCCCGTTCGCCGCGCGGCCGGGCACGCGGATCACCGAGGCGCCACTCGCCAAGCTCGCCGACCACGTCGAGGGGCACGACCTCGTCGCGGTGAGCCTGGTGCAGTCGTCGGACGGGTCGGTGCTCGACGTCGCGGCGCTGCGGGCGGCGGCCGACAGCGCGGGCGCCGCCGTGCTGCTGGACGTCACGCAGGCCGCCGGGTGGCTGCCGCTCGACGTCGCCTGGGCCGACTGGGTCGTGTGCGCCGGCTACAAGTGGCTGTTCTCCCCGCGCGGGTGCGCCTGGCTCGCCGTGCACCCGCGGGCGCACGAGCGCACCCGGCCGGTCGCCGCCAACTGGTACGCGGGCGACGACCGGTGGGCGTCCGTCTACGGCCTGCCCCTGCGCCTGGCTCCCGACGCCCGCGCGTTCGACCTCTCGCCGGTCTGGCTCTCGCACGTCGGCGCGGCGGAAGCGCTGGACTACGTCACCGGGCTGGACCTCGCCGCGGTCCGCGAGCACAACACCGGCCTCGCCGATGCCCTGCTCCAGGCCCTCGGACGGCCGTCAGGAGGGTCCGCGATCGTGTCGCTGGAGGCCGATCCGGCGCGGGTCGCCGCCGCGGGCGTCGTGTCCGGGTTGCGCGACGGCCGGGTGCGCGTCGGATTCCACGTCTACAACACCGCTGACGACGTCGAACGCCTTCTCACCGCATTCGGGTGA
- a CDS encoding helix-turn-helix domain-containing protein, with amino-acid sequence MSELGARLRAAREAAEISLAAMASKAHYSKPYLSQLEGGTRKVKPEHVLAYSRALNIPVDLLYGQPRDPLRVAHAWLVADTPSTRHQVSGRQVGRSLAAEVEQRVIDLRRLDDTVGGGDLAPVVHRELADLRTVVDSASYSADVGRRLLVAMGELSQLAGWAESDAGHYAAAQQAYVDGASAADEAADPILAAQLFSSLAYQMANVGNPSDALLLAKTAVKGAREASPVAKTLLLERVGWAAARSRDADLTRRMLVAVDDAYEARSAGIREPDWVYWMSRDEIDVMAGRCWIEVGRPALAAPLLQHAIDSYDVDHAREVALYRTWLAESYARAGEFDQARTVIAQARGASGTINSARLSSRVTEIEQLVS; translated from the coding sequence ATGAGCGAGCTGGGGGCGCGGTTGCGGGCGGCGCGGGAGGCCGCGGAGATCAGTCTGGCCGCGATGGCCTCGAAGGCTCACTACAGCAAGCCCTATCTCAGCCAGCTCGAAGGCGGGACGCGGAAGGTCAAACCGGAGCACGTCCTCGCCTACTCTCGCGCCCTGAACATCCCGGTCGACCTGTTGTACGGCCAGCCTCGGGATCCACTTCGTGTTGCGCACGCCTGGTTGGTCGCTGATACGCCCTCGACCAGGCACCAGGTGTCCGGCCGGCAGGTCGGCAGGAGTCTCGCGGCGGAGGTGGAGCAGCGGGTGATCGACCTCCGGCGCCTGGACGACACGGTCGGCGGCGGGGACCTTGCTCCTGTCGTCCATCGAGAGCTTGCAGACCTCCGGACCGTCGTGGACTCCGCGAGCTACTCGGCGGACGTCGGCCGGCGCCTGCTCGTCGCCATGGGCGAGCTGTCCCAGCTTGCCGGTTGGGCCGAGAGCGACGCTGGCCACTACGCGGCCGCGCAGCAGGCCTATGTCGACGGTGCGTCTGCCGCCGACGAAGCCGCGGACCCGATCCTTGCCGCCCAGCTTTTCTCCTCACTCGCCTATCAGATGGCCAATGTCGGGAACCCGTCCGACGCTCTGCTTCTTGCGAAGACCGCGGTGAAGGGCGCACGGGAGGCTTCGCCGGTGGCCAAGACGTTGCTTTTGGAACGTGTGGGCTGGGCGGCCGCGCGATCGCGGGATGCCGACCTCACCCGCCGGATGCTCGTTGCGGTGGATGATGCCTACGAGGCACGCTCGGCGGGAATTCGTGAGCCGGACTGGGTCTATTGGATGAGCCGTGACGAGATCGACGTCATGGCGGGGCGCTGCTGGATCGAGGTGGGCCGGCCGGCACTCGCCGCGCCGCTCTTGCAGCACGCCATCGACAGCTACGACGTGGACCATGCGCGCGAGGTCGCGCTCTACCGAACCTGGCTCGCCGAGTCGTACGCCCGGGCCGGCGAGTTCGACCAGGCCCGAACGGTGATCGCGCAGGCGCGCGGTGCCTCGGGCACCATCAATTCGGCGCGGCTCAGCAGCCGCGTCACGGAGATAGAACAACTGGTCAGCTGA
- the tgmA gene encoding putative ATP-grasp-modified RiPP: MGMDFLFPGESIEERDELMTTATTERFMDDPIASDSTQFPLSRGSVSSAPEERPSPNGIRPWGLRRMAPIEFNGVPGPVGDYDPIRQIRVDANGRPLMEMGPPTAPTTGSTDGSDGDPSEDYHND; encoded by the coding sequence ATGGGCATGGACTTCCTTTTTCCAGGAGAATCCATAGAAGAGAGAGATGAGCTGATGACGACCGCAACGACTGAAAGGTTCATGGACGACCCGATCGCGTCCGACAGCACGCAGTTCCCGCTGTCCCGCGGGTCAGTGAGCAGTGCGCCGGAAGAGAGGCCTTCGCCGAACGGTATACGTCCCTGGGGTCTTCGGCGGATGGCTCCGATCGAATTCAACGGCGTACCCGGCCCAGTCGGCGACTATGATCCGATACGGCAGATTCGAGTCGACGCCAACGGCAGGCCGCTGATGGAAATGGGCCCGCCTACCGCGCCGACCACGGGCAGCACTGACGGGTCCGACGGAGACCCGTCCGAGGATTACCACAACGACTGA